The following coding sequences lie in one Benincasa hispida cultivar B227 chromosome 6, ASM972705v1, whole genome shotgun sequence genomic window:
- the LOC120079290 gene encoding uncharacterized protein LOC120079290, with amino-acid sequence MLTQECNALINNRLPKKQKYPGSFTVPCSIGGFDVGHALCDLGASINLMPLSIFKKLGIGEAQPTSVTLQLTHRTIKYPEGKIEDVLANVDNFIFPVDFIILDYEADRDVPIILGRPFLATGKVLIDVHKGELTMCIDNQEVKFNVLNALKFPDSEE; translated from the coding sequence ATGCTAACACAGGAGTGCAATGCATTAATCAACAATAGACTACCCAAGAAACAGAAGTACCCGGGAAGCTTCACAGTCCCGTGCTCAATCGGAGGGTTCGACGTGGGACATGCGTTGTGTGATCTGGGAGCAAGCATTAACCTCATGCCACTctcaatcttcaagaaattgggAATTGGTGAAGCACAACCCACTTCTGTAACTCTTCAACTCACTCATAGGACGATCAAGTACcctgaaggaaagattgaagatgttctgGCAAACGTTGACAACTTCATATTCCCAGTGGATTTCATCATCCTAGACTATGAAGCAGACAGGGATGTACCAATTATTCTTGGACGACCCTTTCTAGCCACTGGGAAAGTATTAATAGACGTGCATAAAGGAGAATTGACCATGTGCATAGACAATCAGGAagtgaagtttaatgtgttaaatGCATTAAAGTTCCCAGATAGTGAAGAATGA